A part of Kineococcus endophyticus genomic DNA contains:
- a CDS encoding ParA family protein yields MAEPVTEAATGTVVEAVVDETLAPVVDLHPTAADVPAAFPDEVTDDEVPLPAVPRETPAPRAPERFPRPTETRIMTIANQKGGVGKTTTAVNLASALSAAGLKVLVLDLDPQGNASTALGIDHHAGVPGMYEVLVEGKPLQDVVQKCDEAPDLWCAPATVDLAGAEIELVSMVARESRLQRAVAKYFKGLQQAGERRVDYVLIDCPPSLGLLTINAFVAAPEVLIPIQCEYYALEGLSQLLSNIELIQEHLNPDLAVTTILLTMYDGRTRLAAQVVEEVRHHFGEQVLRSLVPRSVRISEAPSHGQTVMAYDPLSSGALAYLEAAREMAQRGVQETPTPAGDAGVGSAPAVADPWARWTDGLVTRRGFASKEGGA; encoded by the coding sequence GTGGCCGAACCGGTGACCGAGGCGGCCACCGGGACCGTGGTGGAGGCCGTCGTCGACGAGACGCTCGCCCCGGTCGTCGACCTCCACCCGACGGCAGCAGACGTTCCGGCCGCCTTCCCCGACGAGGTGACGGACGACGAGGTCCCGCTGCCCGCTGTTCCACGTGAAACGCCCGCGCCCCGGGCTCCGGAACGCTTCCCGCGACCGACCGAGACGCGCATCATGACGATCGCCAACCAGAAGGGTGGCGTCGGGAAGACGACGACGGCGGTCAACTTGGCCTCGGCGTTGTCTGCTGCCGGCCTCAAGGTGCTCGTCCTCGACCTGGACCCGCAGGGCAACGCGTCGACCGCTCTGGGCATCGACCACCACGCCGGTGTGCCCGGGATGTACGAGGTGCTCGTCGAGGGCAAGCCGTTGCAGGACGTCGTGCAGAAGTGCGACGAGGCGCCGGACCTCTGGTGCGCTCCCGCCACGGTCGACCTGGCCGGTGCCGAGATCGAGCTCGTCTCGATGGTGGCTCGCGAGTCTCGGCTGCAGCGTGCGGTGGCGAAGTACTTCAAGGGTCTGCAGCAGGCAGGTGAGCGTCGGGTCGACTACGTCCTCATCGACTGCCCCCCGAGCCTCGGGCTGCTGACCATCAACGCCTTCGTGGCCGCGCCTGAGGTGCTCATCCCCATCCAGTGCGAGTACTACGCGTTGGAGGGGTTGAGCCAGCTGCTGTCCAACATCGAGCTGATCCAGGAACACCTCAACCCGGACCTCGCCGTCACGACGATCCTGCTCACCATGTACGACGGTCGGACCCGCCTCGCCGCGCAGGTCGTGGAGGAGGTGCGTCACCACTTCGGGGAGCAGGTCCTGCGCTCGCTCGTGCCGCGGTCCGTGCGCATCTCGGAGGCGCCCAGCCACGGGCAGACGGTCATGGCGTACGACCCGCTCTCCTCGGGTGCCCTGGCCTACCTCGAGGCGGCGCGCGAAATGGCTCAGCGTGGCGTGCAGGAGACGCCCACCCCTGCGGGGGATGCTGGCGTGGGTTCGGCCCCGGCGGTGGCTGACCCGTGGGCACGGTGGACGGACGGACTGGTGACGCGGCGCGGGTTCGCGTCGAAGGAGGGTGGAGCGTGA
- a CDS encoding D-alanine--D-alanine ligase family protein, which produces MSADAGVRDPRVTVLAGGLSHERDVSLRSGRRVAEALREAGCEVTVLDADAQLLPRLAADRPDVVWPVLHGAIGEDGALRDVLELLSLPFVGSRAAACRLAWDKPIAQSVAAAAGLRVPASIALPQATFRDLGAQPVLAAAADWAGFPLVVKPSRGGSALGVAVVGDVRDLARAVVDAFAYGDTAVVQEHVPGTEVAVSVVETAGQVLVLPAVEIVADGGSYDYAARYTAGATEFFVPARLPEDVAVRVADAARTAHEALGLRHLSRVDLIVTDAGEPVFLEANAAPGMTETSLLPQAAEAAGHGLDALYRGIVESALPSRPH; this is translated from the coding sequence GTGAGCGCCGACGCAGGGGTCCGCGATCCGCGCGTGACCGTCCTGGCCGGTGGCCTGTCCCACGAGCGGGACGTGTCGCTGCGGTCCGGACGGCGCGTCGCCGAGGCGCTGCGCGAGGCCGGGTGCGAGGTGACGGTGCTCGACGCCGACGCCCAGCTGCTGCCGCGGCTCGCCGCGGACCGCCCCGACGTCGTCTGGCCCGTGCTGCACGGCGCGATCGGTGAGGACGGCGCCCTGCGCGACGTCCTGGAGCTGCTGTCGCTGCCCTTCGTCGGGTCGCGGGCGGCTGCGTGCCGGTTGGCGTGGGACAAGCCGATCGCCCAGTCGGTCGCCGCCGCGGCGGGCCTGCGGGTGCCCGCCTCGATCGCGCTGCCGCAGGCCACCTTCCGCGACCTGGGCGCCCAACCCGTCCTGGCCGCGGCGGCGGACTGGGCGGGGTTCCCGCTCGTCGTGAAGCCCAGCCGGGGCGGCTCGGCCCTCGGCGTGGCCGTCGTGGGCGACGTCCGCGACCTCGCCCGCGCCGTGGTGGACGCCTTCGCCTACGGCGACACGGCCGTCGTGCAGGAGCACGTCCCGGGGACGGAGGTGGCCGTCTCCGTCGTCGAGACCGCCGGACAGGTGCTCGTCCTGCCCGCGGTGGAGATCGTCGCGGACGGCGGCTCGTACGACTACGCGGCCCGGTACACGGCCGGGGCGACGGAGTTCTTCGTCCCGGCCCGCCTGCCGGAGGACGTCGCCGTGCGGGTGGCCGACGCCGCCCGCACGGCGCACGAGGCGCTGGGTCTGCGGCACCTCTCCCGCGTCGACCTCATCGTCACCGACGCGGGCGAGCCGGTCTTCCTCGAGGCGAACGCCGCTCCGGGGATGACGGAGACGTCACTGCTGCCCCAGGCCGCAGAGGCCGCGGGGCACGGACTCGACGCCCTCTACCGGGGGATCGTCGAGTCCGCGCTGCCGTCACGCCCGCACTGA
- the trxB gene encoding thioredoxin-disulfide reductase, whose amino-acid sequence MSESSNGATPQDVRNVIVVGSGPAGYTAALYAARAELKPLVFEGSVTAGGALMNTTEVENFPGFPEGIMGPDLMDNMRSQAERFGAELVTDDVVDVRLDGDVKEVTTGGGETYRAHAVILALGSAYRELGLPDEKRLSGRGVSWCATCDGFFFREQDIVVVGGGDSAVEEATFLTRFARSVTIVHRREELRASRIMAKRAEENPKISFAWNSEVVGITGDTKVEGLTLRDTVTGETREMAATALFIAIGHEPRTDLVKGQVDLDENGFVLVEGRSTRTNIAGVFAAGDVVDHEYMQAITAAGMGCSAALDAEKFLAARGDAGLEEQPAREETDPDVPTAETVERPQH is encoded by the coding sequence GTGAGCGAGTCCAGCAACGGGGCCACTCCGCAGGACGTCCGCAACGTCATCGTCGTGGGCTCGGGGCCGGCCGGGTACACCGCCGCCCTCTACGCGGCCCGCGCGGAGCTGAAGCCCCTGGTCTTCGAGGGCTCCGTCACCGCCGGCGGCGCCCTCATGAACACGACCGAGGTCGAGAACTTCCCCGGTTTCCCCGAGGGGATCATGGGCCCGGACCTCATGGACAACATGCGGTCCCAGGCCGAGCGCTTCGGCGCCGAGCTCGTCACGGACGACGTCGTCGACGTCCGCCTCGACGGGGACGTCAAGGAGGTCACCACGGGCGGCGGCGAGACGTACCGCGCCCACGCCGTGATCCTCGCCCTCGGGTCGGCCTACCGCGAGCTCGGCCTGCCCGACGAGAAGCGCCTGTCCGGCCGCGGTGTCAGCTGGTGCGCCACGTGCGACGGGTTCTTCTTCCGCGAGCAGGACATCGTCGTCGTCGGTGGGGGCGACTCCGCCGTCGAGGAGGCCACCTTCCTCACCCGCTTCGCCCGCTCGGTGACGATCGTGCACCGTCGTGAGGAGCTGCGCGCCTCCCGGATCATGGCCAAGCGCGCCGAGGAGAACCCCAAGATCTCCTTCGCCTGGAACTCCGAGGTCGTCGGCATCACGGGTGACACGAAGGTCGAGGGCCTCACGCTGCGCGACACCGTGACCGGTGAGACCCGCGAGATGGCCGCCACCGCGCTCTTCATCGCGATCGGCCACGAACCGCGCACCGACCTCGTCAAGGGTCAGGTCGACCTGGACGAGAACGGCTTCGTCCTCGTGGAGGGCCGCAGCACCCGGACGAACATCGCGGGCGTCTTCGCCGCCGGCGACGTCGTCGACCACGAGTACATGCAGGCCATCACGGCGGCCGGCATGGGTTGCTCCGCCGCCCTGGACGCCGAGAAGTTCCTCGCCGCCCGCGGCGACGCCGGCCTCGAGGAGCAGCCCGCGCGCGAGGAGACCGACCCGGACGTCCCGACGGCCGAGACCGTCGAGCGCCCCCAGCACTGA
- the trxA gene encoding thioredoxin, with amino-acid sequence MSATAATTDATFDVDVLQSDKPVLVDFWAPWCGPCRQVAPILEEIAAEHGEKLTVVKVNTDENPRIAAKYGVTSIPTLNVYSGGEVVKTIIGARPKPALLKELEEFVG; translated from the coding sequence GTGAGCGCCACCGCCGCCACCACCGACGCGACCTTCGACGTCGACGTCCTGCAGTCCGACAAGCCGGTCCTCGTGGACTTCTGGGCCCCCTGGTGCGGCCCGTGCCGCCAGGTCGCCCCGATCCTCGAGGAGATCGCGGCCGAGCACGGCGAGAAGCTCACCGTCGTCAAGGTCAACACCGACGAGAACCCCCGCATCGCCGCGAAGTACGGCGTGACGTCGATCCCGACGCTCAACGTGTACTCCGGCGGTGAGGTCGTGAAGACGATCATCGGGGCCCGCCCCAAGCCCGCCCTCCTCAAGGAGCTCGAGGAGTTCGTCGGCTGA
- a CDS encoding GNAT family N-acetyltransferase yields MGRRMAPLTLDTVADLPKPSRQCVFWELDETAATRAAEAGYPDFEKEAWISTVLLQWGACGRLVYVDDQPVGFVMYAPPVYVPQQSRFPTSPVSGDAVLLTTGWIEPAYRGEGLARMLLQGAAKDLTQRGVKAVEAFGGGPAAVGGDGSTENAHDHGEPCVLPAHLLESVGFTVVRPHHRFPRLRLELKTALSWREDVEAALERILGTVRVPTLTGVAPA; encoded by the coding sequence GTGGGACGACGCATGGCCCCGCTGACGCTCGACACCGTCGCCGACCTGCCCAAACCCTCCCGGCAGTGCGTGTTCTGGGAGCTCGACGAGACCGCCGCCACGCGCGCGGCCGAGGCGGGGTACCCGGACTTCGAGAAGGAGGCGTGGATCTCCACGGTCCTCCTGCAGTGGGGTGCCTGCGGGCGACTCGTCTACGTCGACGACCAGCCGGTGGGGTTCGTCATGTACGCGCCGCCGGTCTACGTGCCGCAGCAGAGCCGGTTCCCCACGTCCCCCGTGAGCGGTGACGCCGTCCTGCTGACGACGGGCTGGATCGAACCGGCCTACCGCGGCGAGGGACTGGCCCGGATGCTGCTGCAGGGCGCGGCCAAGGACCTCACCCAGCGCGGGGTGAAGGCCGTCGAGGCGTTCGGCGGCGGACCGGCTGCGGTGGGCGGGGACGGCAGCACCGAGAACGCCCACGACCACGGGGAGCCGTGCGTCCTGCCGGCGCACCTGCTGGAGTCCGTCGGCTTCACCGTCGTCCGGCCGCACCACCGGTTCCCCCGGCTGCGGCTGGAGCTCAAGACGGCCCTGTCCTGGCGCGAGGACGTGGAGGCCGCCCTCGAACGCATCCTCGGCACCGTCCGCGTCCCCACGCTCACCGGCGTGGCCCCCGCCTGA
- a CDS encoding ParB/RepB/Spo0J family partition protein has translation MSDKRRGLGRGLGALIPSGGTTTQARPGTATPSLPPAMRPAGRPVDVFFDQRPTPAPEPADDTRDEDTSFHVERVGDLAVVTTEDAQQTPDATEDETVPPADAAQDAAAAAEQDGLVEVPGARFAEVPVAAITPNPRQPRTVFDEDDLAELVHSIREIGVLQPIVVRPVAAADDGSPRYELVMGERRWRATTEAGFDTIPAIVRDTADDDLLRDALLENLHRSQLNPLEEAAAYQQLLEDFGCTHEDLASRIGRSRPQISNTLRLMKLPPLVQRRVAAGVISAGHARALLSLEDGAAMERLAQRVVAEGLSVRAVEEMIALGDADTAPRRRNPSEPQPELDNRATLLADRLDTRVKISMGRTRGRLTVDFAGVEDLDRILRLLGSQN, from the coding sequence GTGAGCGACAAGCGACGTGGTCTCGGGCGTGGTCTCGGGGCCCTGATCCCCAGCGGGGGCACGACGACCCAAGCCCGTCCGGGGACGGCAACGCCATCGCTGCCGCCGGCCATGCGCCCCGCAGGCCGACCGGTCGACGTCTTCTTCGACCAGCGGCCGACTCCCGCGCCGGAGCCCGCTGACGACACCCGCGACGAGGACACGTCGTTTCACGTGGAACGCGTGGGTGACCTCGCGGTCGTCACGACGGAGGACGCGCAGCAGACACCCGACGCGACCGAGGACGAGACCGTCCCCCCGGCCGACGCTGCGCAGGACGCGGCAGCGGCGGCGGAGCAGGACGGTCTGGTCGAGGTCCCGGGCGCCCGCTTCGCGGAGGTCCCGGTCGCGGCCATCACGCCGAACCCGCGTCAGCCCCGCACAGTCTTCGACGAGGACGACCTCGCCGAGCTCGTGCACTCGATCCGTGAGATCGGTGTCCTCCAGCCCATCGTCGTGCGTCCCGTTGCGGCGGCTGACGACGGCTCGCCCCGCTACGAACTCGTCATGGGTGAGCGGCGCTGGCGCGCGACGACGGAGGCCGGCTTCGACACGATCCCCGCGATCGTCCGCGACACCGCTGACGACGACCTGCTGCGGGACGCGCTGCTGGAGAACCTGCACCGCAGCCAGCTGAACCCGCTCGAGGAGGCGGCCGCCTACCAGCAGCTCCTCGAGGACTTCGGCTGCACGCACGAGGACCTGGCCTCGCGCATCGGCCGCTCGCGTCCGCAGATCAGCAACACGCTGCGGCTCATGAAGCTGCCGCCGCTGGTGCAGCGGCGGGTCGCCGCGGGCGTGATCAGCGCCGGGCACGCGCGCGCACTGCTGTCGCTCGAGGACGGCGCGGCGATGGAGCGGCTCGCGCAGCGCGTCGTCGCCGAGGGTCTGTCCGTCCGGGCGGTCGAGGAGATGATCGCCCTCGGTGACGCGGACACCGCCCCGCGCCGGCGCAACCCCTCTGAGCCGCAGCCGGAGCTCGACAACCGTGCGACGCTGCTCGCCGACCGCCTGGACACCCGCGTGAAGATCAGCATGGGCCGCACGCGGGGTCGTCTGACGGTGGACTTCGCGGGGGTCGAGGACCTCGACCGCATCCTCCGGCTGCTCGGCAGCCAGAACTGA
- a CDS encoding PLP-dependent aminotransferase family protein — MSQHPSSTSPGDAPVASAAARAGAAAASSASVPGQGGRRLDRWVGTYAQRTASMTASEIRALFAVANRPEVVSLAGGMPYLPALPLDAIAELSARIVAEKGAQALQYGSGQGEERLREQIVEVMRPQGIAAHPDDVVVTTGSQQALDLVSRIFLDPGDVVLAEAPSYVGALGVFRSYQAQVEHVPLDHDGLQPAALEEALVRLRSQGRRVKFLYTVPNHHNPAGVTLSLERRRAVLDIARRHDLLVLEDDPYALLGFDGDPLPALRSMDAEHVVHLGSFSKTFAPGYRVGWAVAPHAVREKLVLASESAILCPTSFGQFAIAEYLATYDWKGQVKVFRELYRERRDALLAALEAHLPQATWTRPAGGFYVWLTLPGGLDAKAMLPRAVTGRVAYVPGGAFYADGTGGHSLRLSYCFPTAERIAEGVRRLASVVHDELEVQQLFGSPGDRHPHRDQGVVNPGPELA, encoded by the coding sequence ATGAGTCAGCACCCGTCGTCCACGAGTCCCGGTGACGCGCCCGTCGCGTCCGCCGCGGCCCGGGCCGGCGCCGCTGCTGCCTCCTCCGCCTCCGTCCCGGGTCAGGGCGGACGCCGCCTCGACCGCTGGGTGGGCACCTACGCCCAGCGCACCGCGTCGATGACCGCCTCGGAGATCCGCGCCCTCTTCGCCGTCGCGAACCGGCCCGAGGTCGTCTCCCTCGCCGGGGGCATGCCCTACCTGCCTGCCCTCCCGCTCGACGCCATCGCCGAGCTCAGCGCGCGCATCGTGGCCGAGAAGGGGGCCCAGGCGCTGCAGTACGGCTCCGGCCAGGGCGAGGAACGGCTGCGCGAGCAGATCGTCGAGGTCATGCGCCCGCAGGGCATCGCCGCGCACCCCGACGACGTCGTCGTCACCACGGGGTCGCAGCAGGCCCTCGACCTCGTGTCGCGCATCTTCCTCGACCCGGGGGACGTGGTCCTGGCCGAGGCGCCCAGCTACGTCGGGGCGCTGGGCGTCTTCCGCAGCTACCAGGCCCAGGTCGAGCACGTGCCCCTGGACCACGACGGCCTGCAGCCCGCAGCGCTGGAGGAGGCCCTCGTCCGGCTCCGGTCCCAGGGTCGGCGCGTGAAGTTCCTCTACACCGTGCCCAACCACCACAACCCGGCCGGCGTGACGCTGTCCCTGGAACGACGCCGCGCCGTCCTCGACATCGCCCGCCGCCACGACCTGCTCGTCCTGGAGGACGACCCGTACGCGCTGCTCGGCTTCGACGGGGACCCGCTGCCTGCGCTGCGGTCGATGGACGCCGAGCACGTCGTCCACCTCGGCAGCTTCTCCAAGACGTTCGCCCCCGGGTACCGGGTCGGCTGGGCCGTGGCCCCGCACGCCGTCCGGGAGAAGCTCGTCCTCGCCTCGGAGTCCGCCATCCTCTGCCCGACGTCGTTCGGGCAGTTCGCGATCGCGGAGTACCTCGCGACCTACGACTGGAAGGGCCAGGTCAAGGTGTTCCGCGAGCTGTACCGCGAACGACGGGACGCGCTGCTGGCGGCCCTGGAGGCCCACCTGCCGCAGGCGACGTGGACCCGCCCGGCAGGGGGGTTCTACGTGTGGCTGACGCTGCCGGGCGGACTGGACGCCAAGGCCATGCTGCCGCGCGCGGTGACCGGCAGGGTCGCCTACGTCCCCGGTGGCGCGTTCTACGCCGACGGCACGGGCGGGCACTCGCTCCGGCTGTCGTACTGCTTCCCCACTGCGGAGCGCATCGCCGAGGGCGTGCGCCGGCTGGCGAGCGTGGTCCACGACGAGCTCGAGGTCCAGCAGCTGTTCGGCTCTCCCGGCGACCGGCACCCCCACCGGGACCAGGGCGTGGTCAACCCCGGGCCGGAGCTCGCGTGA
- the sigM gene encoding RNA polymerase sigma factor SigM, with protein MTAAGAQDPRTDAELVAAHVAGDPDAFGEVVRRHRDRLWAVALRTTGDREEAADAVQDALVSALRAADRFRGDSAVTTWLHRIVVNACLDRARRRAVRPTRPLEEEVGAGEDGVRTGAALAVVEDATPHVEAQLDVTAALARLPEAQRAALVLVDMYDVPVAEAAQVLGVAVGTVKSRCSRGRLALAEILQPGGNR; from the coding sequence GTGACGGCCGCGGGGGCCCAGGACCCGCGGACCGACGCCGAGCTCGTCGCCGCGCACGTCGCGGGCGACCCGGACGCCTTCGGCGAGGTCGTGCGCCGCCACCGGGACCGGCTGTGGGCCGTCGCCCTGCGCACGACGGGCGACCGCGAGGAGGCCGCGGACGCCGTCCAGGACGCCCTCGTGTCCGCCCTGCGCGCCGCCGACCGCTTCCGCGGCGACTCGGCCGTCACCACCTGGCTGCACCGCATCGTCGTGAACGCCTGCCTGGACCGGGCCCGGCGCCGGGCCGTGCGCCCGACCCGTCCGCTGGAGGAGGAGGTCGGGGCCGGGGAGGACGGTGTGCGCACCGGCGCGGCCCTCGCCGTCGTCGAGGACGCCACGCCCCACGTGGAGGCCCAGCTCGACGTCACGGCCGCCCTCGCGCGCCTGCCCGAGGCGCAGCGCGCGGCCCTCGTCCTCGTCGACATGTACGACGTGCCCGTCGCCGAGGCGGCCCAGGTGCTCGGCGTGGCCGTCGGGACCGTGAAGTCCCGCTGCTCCCGGGGGCGGCTCGCGCTGGCCGAGATCCTGCAGCCCGGAGGGAACCGGTGA